The nucleotide window TGGGTTGCTTGCCCACCGGGTTAACCGGCTTTGGGACACTGTTTTCCTTTCTGAAAAATAAGCCGGGTCTGGGGCTTGTTTTTAGGTCGATAAAAGTCTATTTTTTCCAACTAAACTTCTTTCACTTTTCCCATCTGCATGGCGTCTTTGCTACTTAAAAATGGCCGCGTCGTAACGGCCGATTCCGATTCCGTGTGTGACGTGCTGGTGGAAGGGGAGACAATAGTGGCCATCGGCCTCAACCTGCCGGTGCAAGCCGACCACACCATTGACGCCACGGGCAAAATCATCGTGCCCGGCGGCATCGACCCGCACGTGCATCTGGACATGCCGTTTATGGGCACCTTTAGCTCCGACACCCACGAAACCGGCACCCGCGCCGCCCTGCACGGCGGCACCACCACCGTCATCGACTTCGTGCTCCAAAAGCAGGGCCACAGCCTGCGCGAAGCCCTGACCGAGTGGCAGGGGCGGGCTACCGGCACGGCCGTCGGCGACTACTCGTTTCACATGGCCGTGACGGATTTCAACCCCGGCACCAAGGAAGAAATCAAGGACATGATAGCCGAGGGTATCACCTCGTTTAAAACCTTCATGGCCTACAAGGGTGCCCTCATGATTGACGATGCCCAGATGGTGGGGCTGATGCAGGAAGTAAAAAAGCACGGCGGCCTGGTAACGGCCCACGCCACCAACGGCGACATGATTGACACGCTCATTGCCCAGCACCGGGCCGCGGGCAAGCTCACGCCGCTCTACCATTATTTGTCGCAGCCCGAAGTAACGGAGGCTGAAGCCTCGGGCCGCTTCGCCGACATTGCCAACTACACTGGCGTGAATGCCTACATCGTGCACCTGACCTGCGAGGGCGCTTTGAACCAAGTACGGCGGGCCACGGAGCGCAACCAGCGCGTGTTCGTGGAAACCTGCATTCAGTACCTAGTGCTCGACGCCTCGCTGTACGAAGACGAGGTAAATGGGGCCAAGGTGGTGATGTCGCCGCCGCTGCGGGAGAAAAAGGACCAGGCCACGCTCTGGGCCGGCATCAACCAGGGCCTGGTGCAGGTAGTCGGCACCGACCACTGCCCCTTTATGTGGGAGCAGAAAATGATGGGCAAGGACGACTTCAGCAAGATTCCCAACGGCCACCCCGCCATTGAGCACCGCATGGAGCTGCTGTTTTCGGAAGGCGTAACGACCGGCAAAATCAGCCTGCAGAAGTTTGTGGAAGTAACCAGCACCAACGCGGCCAAAATCTTCGGCATGTTTCCGCGCAAAGGCACCATCAGCATCGGCGCCGACGCCGACCTGGTGCTGTTCGACCCGGCGAAGAAGCACACGATTTCGGCCGCCACCCACCACATGAACTGCGACTACTCGGCCTACGAAGGCTGGGAGCTGACCGGCAAAATCGACACCGTAATCCTTCGCGGGCAAGTGGCCGTGCACGAAGGCGAAACCAAAGTCGGCCGCGGCTACGGGCAGTTTATCAAACGCGGCAAAACAGCTTTTTAAACCCGTGTCATTGCGAGGCGCTAGCCGAAGCAATCCGTCCTCTGCGCAGTACGACCTGACCTTTACCCCGAAGGCCCCGCGCCTGAGCTTATCAAGAAAGAAAGCTCGGCACATTTCAGAGGACGGATTGCCACGGCTGCGCCTCGCAATGACACGCGCCTAGCCGCCTTCAACACTCGAAAATCAACATACTCCCACACCCTTTTCTCCTCTCTTTCCCAATGCCAAGAATTGTTAAATCCGGGTTGATTCAGATGAGTCTGCCCATCAGTGAGGGCGAAGGCACCATGGCCGAAATTATGGAAGCCATGGTGCAGAAGCATATTCCGCTAATTGAAGAAGCCGGCCGGCAGGGCGTGCAGATTCTGTGTCTGCAGGAAATCTTCAACACGCCTTATTTCTGCCCCGGCCAGGACAAAGCCTGGTACGCCTCGGCCGAGTCGGTTCCCGGCCCCACCACGGACCGCATGGCCGAGTACGCCAAGAAGTACAACATGGTGATGATTGTGCCGATTTACGAGCGGGAAGCTGCAGGTTTCCTCTATAACACGGCCGCCGTTATTGACGCCGACGGCACTTACCTGGGTAAATACCGCAAGAACCACATTCCCCACACCTCCGGGTTCTGGGAAAAGTTCTTCTTTAAGCCCGGCAACCTGGGGTACCCCGTGTTCCAGACCAAGTACGCCAAAGTGGGCGTCTACATCTGCTACGACCGGCACTTCCCCGACGGGGCCCGGGTGCTGGGCCTCAACGGAGCCGAAATCGTGTACAATCCCTCGGCCACAGTAGCGGGCCTCTCGCAGTACCTCTGGAAGCTGGAGCAGCCGGCCCACGCGGCGGCCAACGGCTACTTCATGGGCTGCATCAACCGCGTCGGGACCGAGAAGCCCTGGAACCTGGGCAAATTCTACGGCGCCTCCTACTTCGTGGACCCGCGCGGGCAGATTTTCGCCCAGGCCTCGGAAGACAACGACGAGCTACTGATTTCCGAGTTCGACCTCGACGAAATTGACGAGGTGCGCGCCACCTGGCAGTTCTTCCGCGACCGGCGCCCCGAAACCTACGAGAAGCTGGTCGAGCTGTAAGCCGCCGATATGATAAGTGCTTGAAAAGCAAGGATTGGTGGTCAAAGGCCAATCCTTGCTTACGCTTGTAGTGCCCAGTAGGTAGCCTCCGGTCTACTTATTACCCGACATTTTTCCTGCTGCTATTGCCCCACCATTACCCTCTCCCTCCAGTACCATGGCCGAGTACAAAACCCCTACTTCCGAGCCGGAATTTCACGCCAATTTCGCCCAGATCAAGCCCCGGATGAACAAGTCTGAGGCCCTGTTCGAAAGCTCGCGCTGCCTGTTCTGCTTCGACGCCCCTTGCATCAAAGCCTGCCCCTCCGGCATCGACATTCCTCAGTTTATCCGCCAAATCAACACGGGCAATACCACTGGCGCCGCCCGTACCATTTACGAGGCTAACTACTTCGGCAACGCCTGCGGCAAAGTGTGCCCCACCGAAGTACTCTGCGAAGGCGCCTGCGTGTACAATCTGCAGGACGTGAAGCCCATCGAAATCGGGCGGCTGCAGAGCTTCGCTACCCGCGAGGCTATTGAGCAGAATAAACCGCTCTTCGGACCCGGCCCGGCCAACGGCCGCAAGGTGGCCATAATAGGAGCGGGGCCGGCTGGTATTTCGGCGGCTTGCGAGCTGCGCAGCCTGGGCTATGAAGTCGACGTGTTTGAAGCCAAGTCCCAGCCTTCGGGCCTGACCGTGTACGGCGTGGCGCCTTACAAAATCACCAACGAGGAAGTGCTGGCGGAAATGACGTATCTGGAAAACCAGTTTGGCTTCCGGGTGCAGTACAACCAGCCCATTGCCTCCCGCCGGGAGCTGGAAGCCCTGGAAGAGTCTTACGACGCTATTTTCCTCGGTATTGGCCTGGGTGCTACCAATCCGCTGCTGCTGCCCGGCGAGGAGCGCAACAACTGCGTGGGGGCCGTGGAGTTCATCGAGCAGCTGCGTGTGCAGCACCACCGCACGGCTGTGGGCCGCAAGGTTATTGTGCTCGGCGGCGGCAACACGGCCATGGACGCCGCTTCGGAGTCGGCCCGGATGGGAGCGGAAGACGTAATTCTGGCCTACCGCCGCGGCAAGGAGGAAATGGGCGCCTACGAGTTTGAGTACGACCTGGCCAAGGGCGTGGGCGTGAAGGGGCTATTCAACGTGGCTCCGGTCGAAATCGTGGGCAACGGCAAGGTCGAAGGCGTCCGGTTTATTCGCACAGCCACGCTGCACGGGCAAGTGCAAGTAGTGCCCGGCAGCGAGTTTGTCGAGCCCTGCGACATGGTCATCAAGGCCACCGGCCAAGCCAAGCAGACCCAGCTGCTGAGCCTCATTCCCGGCCTGCAGGTCGATAATAAAGGGCGCATCGTGGCCGATGAGCGCACCGGCCAGACCACCAACCCCAAGTATTTCACCTCCGGCGACGCCCGCAACGGTGGGGCTGAAGTAGTCAACGCTGCGGCTGAAGCCAAAGCCACGGCCCGCGGCATTCACGCCTTTTTAAGCGGTGGTTTCTAGCTGTTGGCCTTGTTAGCCTGCACATTACGAACAACCAGCAATTACTAACCAACAGCAAATCCATGCCAGATCTGTCCATAAATTTTGCCGGTATTAAGTCGCCCAACCCGTTCTGGCTGGCTTCGGCGCCGCCCACCAACTCGGGCTACCAGGTAATGAAAGCCTTCGACGCGGGTTGGGGCGGGGCCGTGTGGAAAACCCTGGGCGTGCCCGTCGTCAACGTGTCGAGCCGCTACGGGGGCGTCAATTACCGCGACAAGCGCCTGGTCGGTTTCAACAACATTGAGCTGATTTCGGACCGGCCATTGAGCGACAACCTGCGCGAGATTGAGGAAGTGAAAAAGCGCTTCCCCCACCACGCCGTCATTGCCTCCCTGATGGTGCAGAGCCGGCAGGAGTGGCACGACATCGTGCGCGACGTGCAGAACGCCGGCTCCGACGGTATTGAGCTCAACTTCGGCTGCCCCCACGGCATGTGCGAGCGGGGCATGGGCTCGGCGGTAGGGCAGGAGCCTGAAGTGCTCCAGACCATTGTGGAGTGGGTGATGGAAGTGGCCAAGATTCCGGTGATTGTGAAGCTCACGCCGAACATCAGCGACATTACCGAGCCGGCCATGGCTGCCCGCCGCGGGGGCGCCGACGCCATTTCGCTCATCAACACCATCCAAAGCATTGTAGGCGTCGACCTGGACCTGTTTGCGCCCTACCCGATAGTGGATGGCAAAGGCTCGAATGGGGGCTACTGCGGCCCGGCCGTGAAGCCCATTGCCCTGAACATGGTGAAAAACTGCGCCCAGCACCCCGAGGTGCAACTGCCTATTTCGGGCATCGGGGGCATCGAAAACTGGCGCGACGCGGTGGAGCACATCTTGCTGGGCGCCAGCAGTGTGCAGGTATGCACGGCGGCCATGCATTTCGGCTTCGGCATCATTCGCGAAATGACCAGCGGCCTGGAGCAGTATATGACCGACAAGGGCTTCCACACGATATACGACATGGTGGGCAAGGCCCTGCCCAACGTCAAGCACTGGGAAGATCTAAACCTGAAGTACAAAGTCACGGCCCACATCAACGAGGACAAGTGCATCGGCTGCCAGCTCTGCTATACGGCCTGCGAAGACGGAGCCCACCAGGCCATCCAGCTGCAGGAAGGCACCCG belongs to Hymenobacter cellulosilyticus and includes:
- a CDS encoding nitrilase-related carbon-nitrogen hydrolase, with product MSLPISEGEGTMAEIMEAMVQKHIPLIEEAGRQGVQILCLQEIFNTPYFCPGQDKAWYASAESVPGPTTDRMAEYAKKYNMVMIVPIYEREAAGFLYNTAAVIDADGTYLGKYRKNHIPHTSGFWEKFFFKPGNLGYPVFQTKYAKVGVYICYDRHFPDGARVLGLNGAEIVYNPSATVAGLSQYLWKLEQPAHAAANGYFMGCINRVGTEKPWNLGKFYGASYFVDPRGQIFAQASEDNDELLISEFDLDEIDEVRATWQFFRDRRPETYEKLVEL
- a CDS encoding FAD-dependent oxidoreductase; amino-acid sequence: MAEYKTPTSEPEFHANFAQIKPRMNKSEALFESSRCLFCFDAPCIKACPSGIDIPQFIRQINTGNTTGAARTIYEANYFGNACGKVCPTEVLCEGACVYNLQDVKPIEIGRLQSFATREAIEQNKPLFGPGPANGRKVAIIGAGPAGISAACELRSLGYEVDVFEAKSQPSGLTVYGVAPYKITNEEVLAEMTYLENQFGFRVQYNQPIASRRELEALEESYDAIFLGIGLGATNPLLLPGEERNNCVGAVEFIEQLRVQHHRTAVGRKVIVLGGGNTAMDAASESARMGAEDVILAYRRGKEEMGAYEFEYDLAKGVGVKGLFNVAPVEIVGNGKVEGVRFIRTATLHGQVQVVPGSEFVEPCDMVIKATGQAKQTQLLSLIPGLQVDNKGRIVADERTGQTTNPKYFTSGDARNGGAEVVNAAAEAKATARGIHAFLSGGF
- the preA gene encoding NAD-dependent dihydropyrimidine dehydrogenase subunit PreA, which encodes MPDLSINFAGIKSPNPFWLASAPPTNSGYQVMKAFDAGWGGAVWKTLGVPVVNVSSRYGGVNYRDKRLVGFNNIELISDRPLSDNLREIEEVKKRFPHHAVIASLMVQSRQEWHDIVRDVQNAGSDGIELNFGCPHGMCERGMGSAVGQEPEVLQTIVEWVMEVAKIPVIVKLTPNISDITEPAMAARRGGADAISLINTIQSIVGVDLDLFAPYPIVDGKGSNGGYCGPAVKPIALNMVKNCAQHPEVQLPISGIGGIENWRDAVEHILLGASSVQVCTAAMHFGFGIIREMTSGLEQYMTDKGFHTIYDMVGKALPNVKHWEDLNLKYKVTAHINEDKCIGCQLCYTACEDGAHQAIQLQEGTRVPEIIDENCVGCNLCSLVCPVEQCITMERRDDGTEHLTWKERTTAGTIPTEFNDERAGGRHHWVPEPAAALGKEQHKTLPGKARQYARADAAALQATAASSE
- the hydA gene encoding dihydropyrimidinase, which produces MASLLLKNGRVVTADSDSVCDVLVEGETIVAIGLNLPVQADHTIDATGKIIVPGGIDPHVHLDMPFMGTFSSDTHETGTRAALHGGTTTVIDFVLQKQGHSLREALTEWQGRATGTAVGDYSFHMAVTDFNPGTKEEIKDMIAEGITSFKTFMAYKGALMIDDAQMVGLMQEVKKHGGLVTAHATNGDMIDTLIAQHRAAGKLTPLYHYLSQPEVTEAEASGRFADIANYTGVNAYIVHLTCEGALNQVRRATERNQRVFVETCIQYLVLDASLYEDEVNGAKVVMSPPLREKKDQATLWAGINQGLVQVVGTDHCPFMWEQKMMGKDDFSKIPNGHPAIEHRMELLFSEGVTTGKISLQKFVEVTSTNAAKIFGMFPRKGTISIGADADLVLFDPAKKHTISAATHHMNCDYSAYEGWELTGKIDTVILRGQVAVHEGETKVGRGYGQFIKRGKTAF